The proteins below come from a single Leptotrichia sp. oral taxon 223 genomic window:
- the smc gene encoding chromosome segregation protein SMC, whose amino-acid sequence MYLKALELTGFKSFANRTVVEFDNGITSIVGPNGSGKSNILDAILWVLGEQSYKNIRAKESSDIIFSGGKNKKPKSMAEVSLIIDNGNRYLDVDFSEVKITRRIFKTGENEYLINNKKSRLKDIHNLFMDTGIGKQAYSIIGQGRVERIIGSSPKELKEIIEEAAGVKRAKIEKEDSEKKLQDLKNEIEKIDYVEKDLKLRVDYLKDEQAKARLFKEYTKKIDVQRFMVLEYNVNEKSSLKYEYEEKSQEIQEELEKSEKNFSEKQVELQRTNEIREELYKNLESQKNENSENFKNLETLKDEYSKLVNQNSNLETEANEKAKRKDILEKDIADKEEILNKSRNELELITKDLIEKEKEKAEWEAKVGELKQKSDKITLELRERTQKNSNFEVDKIKVAGENEDLGKRVLAAKTENKRRIAEKSIVEAEFNKINEEKQTFEIQKSENEKQKLEKELKIQKLNEKTEELRKEYSGINKQKNEISYKLQNFEVKQKAISDAIEKNETFNRSIKHILNEKIDGVIGAFVNLIDVPAGFEEAIQTLSGGMFQDIVVKDSEIGKKCIGILKERKLGRASFLPVENIRVSKMNDFLPTIDGILQQNDFKNKMSEEEIQNVISSTKGKNGIIDFARNIVKIDKKFANKNIEKVIQFVYGNSVVVENLEVGTQLLKKGFNDRIVTLEGDIITSRGRMTGGHSFKGKDEILERKKELKHLEGEIEKNKKNFEKFENKLSEIVLEAEKVETERTEAEKLFENFKNEYQVFNENYDDFNIKFSRKQREINTLNYEISENEKFILEKETKIKENLELIQNIEKNIEENNLKIENLNQDLKNFENIDEFIQKLNAADRDYEILKVRTDNNKNRFAEIESDYKKLLSEKVELAEFEKKREMLGNEFSVKISEKRDEIEKNEKLNKNILGEIQKIEKNIHEIEEKERRFIREIKDIEVHVLKYKNDYENIIEKITRNESELEFQMAEFKELESEEILENEEYFEIADEDELMATKRKLAANERSRTGIGAVNLASIEEFEHENERYQNITAQKKDLLESREALLGFIREIEEEVTTKFFVAYEQINKNFQYMCETILNGAKGIIKMTDPENLLTTGLELSVKYKNKPEQTLLLLSGGEKSMLAVSFIMAIFMFKPSPFTFFDEIEAALDEKNTKKIVELLHQFIDKSQFILITHNKETMKGSHRLYGVTMNKEIGETKIVSVDV is encoded by the coding sequence ATGTACTTAAAAGCATTGGAGTTGACGGGATTTAAGTCGTTTGCGAATAGAACTGTTGTGGAGTTTGATAATGGGATTACTTCGATTGTTGGGCCTAACGGGAGTGGAAAGAGTAATATTCTGGATGCGATTTTGTGGGTTTTGGGAGAGCAGAGTTATAAGAACATACGGGCAAAAGAGAGTTCGGATATTATTTTTTCCGGCGGAAAGAATAAGAAGCCAAAGTCTATGGCGGAAGTCAGTCTTATTATTGATAACGGGAATAGATATCTAGATGTTGATTTTTCAGAGGTTAAGATTACTCGAAGAATTTTTAAGACTGGGGAAAATGAGTATCTTATAAATAACAAGAAATCTAGGCTTAAAGACATTCATAATCTTTTTATGGATACTGGGATTGGAAAGCAGGCGTACTCGATAATTGGGCAAGGGCGTGTAGAGAGAATTATTGGCTCTTCTCCAAAGGAGTTAAAGGAGATTATTGAAGAGGCGGCTGGAGTTAAAAGGGCTAAAATTGAAAAAGAAGATTCTGAGAAAAAGTTGCAGGATTTGAAAAATGAAATTGAAAAAATTGATTATGTGGAAAAAGACTTGAAACTACGGGTTGATTATTTGAAGGATGAACAGGCTAAGGCCAGGCTGTTTAAGGAATATACAAAAAAGATTGATGTTCAAAGGTTTATGGTACTGGAATACAATGTCAATGAAAAAAGTTCGCTAAAGTATGAGTATGAGGAAAAAAGTCAGGAAATACAGGAAGAATTAGAAAAAAGTGAAAAGAATTTTTCAGAAAAACAGGTGGAACTCCAAAGAACTAATGAAATTCGGGAAGAATTGTACAAAAATCTGGAAAGTCAAAAAAATGAAAATAGCGAAAACTTTAAAAATTTGGAAACTTTAAAAGACGAGTATTCAAAGCTAGTGAATCAAAATTCCAATTTGGAAACGGAAGCCAATGAAAAAGCTAAGAGAAAAGATATTTTGGAAAAGGATATTGCTGACAAAGAAGAGATTTTAAATAAGTCTAGAAATGAGCTTGAGCTTATAACAAAGGATTTGATTGAAAAAGAAAAGGAAAAGGCTGAGTGGGAAGCAAAAGTTGGAGAATTGAAGCAGAAAAGTGATAAAATCACGCTTGAACTGAGAGAACGGACACAAAAGAACTCTAATTTTGAAGTGGATAAAATAAAAGTCGCTGGGGAAAATGAGGATCTGGGAAAAAGGGTTTTGGCGGCAAAAACTGAAAATAAAAGGCGTATCGCTGAGAAAAGTATTGTAGAAGCAGAGTTTAACAAAATAAATGAAGAAAAACAGACTTTTGAAATACAAAAATCAGAAAATGAGAAGCAGAAACTTGAAAAGGAGCTGAAAATTCAGAAACTCAATGAAAAAACAGAGGAACTGAGAAAGGAATATTCTGGAATTAATAAACAGAAAAATGAGATTAGCTACAAACTTCAGAATTTTGAAGTTAAACAAAAGGCGATTTCGGATGCTATTGAGAAAAATGAAACTTTTAATCGAAGCATAAAGCATATTCTGAATGAAAAAATTGATGGAGTAATTGGTGCTTTTGTTAATTTGATTGATGTTCCAGCGGGATTTGAGGAAGCGATACAGACTTTATCCGGTGGAATGTTTCAGGATATTGTCGTAAAAGACAGTGAAATTGGAAAAAAGTGTATTGGAATCCTGAAGGAAAGAAAGTTGGGACGAGCTTCGTTTTTACCAGTTGAAAATATTCGTGTTTCTAAAATGAATGATTTCTTGCCTACAATTGATGGTATTTTGCAGCAAAATGACTTTAAAAATAAAATGTCAGAAGAGGAAATTCAAAATGTAATTTCAAGCACAAAAGGAAAAAATGGAATTATTGATTTTGCAAGAAATATTGTGAAAATTGATAAAAAATTTGCAAATAAAAATATAGAAAAAGTTATTCAGTTTGTGTATGGAAATTCAGTTGTTGTTGAAAATCTGGAAGTTGGGACGCAGCTTTTGAAAAAGGGGTTTAATGACAGGATTGTTACACTTGAGGGGGATATTATTACTTCCCGTGGGAGAATGACTGGTGGACATTCATTTAAAGGGAAGGATGAAATTCTGGAGCGAAAAAAGGAATTGAAACATCTGGAAGGTGAAATTGAAAAAAATAAAAAGAACTTTGAGAAATTTGAGAATAAATTATCGGAAATAGTTTTGGAAGCTGAAAAAGTTGAGACAGAAAGGACAGAAGCGGAAAAATTATTTGAGAATTTTAAAAATGAATATCAGGTGTTTAATGAAAACTACGATGATTTTAATATTAAATTTAGTCGAAAACAGCGGGAAATCAATACTTTGAACTATGAAATTTCTGAAAATGAGAAATTTATTTTGGAAAAGGAAACTAAAATAAAGGAAAATCTGGAATTAATTCAAAATATTGAAAAAAACATTGAAGAAAATAATCTTAAAATTGAAAATTTGAATCAAGATTTGAAAAATTTTGAAAATATTGATGAATTTATTCAGAAATTGAATGCTGCCGACAGAGATTATGAAATTTTGAAGGTTAGGACAGATAACAATAAAAATCGTTTTGCAGAAATTGAGTCTGATTATAAAAAACTGTTGAGTGAAAAGGTGGAACTGGCTGAATTTGAAAAGAAAAGGGAAATGCTGGGAAATGAATTTTCTGTAAAAATTTCTGAAAAAAGGGATGAAATTGAAAAAAATGAGAAATTAAATAAAAATATTTTAGGTGAAATTCAGAAAATTGAAAAAAATATTCACGAGATTGAGGAAAAAGAGCGAAGATTTATCAGAGAAATTAAAGATATTGAAGTACATGTGTTAAAATATAAAAATGATTATGAAAATATTATTGAGAAAATTACACGAAATGAAAGTGAACTGGAGTTCCAGATGGCTGAATTTAAGGAGCTGGAAAGTGAAGAAATTCTGGAAAATGAGGAATATTTTGAAATTGCTGATGAAGATGAGCTTATGGCGACAAAAAGAAAATTGGCGGCAAATGAGAGAAGCCGTACCGGCATTGGAGCTGTAAATCTTGCTTCAATTGAGGAATTTGAGCATGAAAATGAGCGGTATCAGAATATTACGGCACAGAAAAAGGATTTGCTGGAAAGCAGAGAGGCGCTGCTTGGATTCATTCGGGAAATTGAAGAGGAAGTTACAACCAAATTTTTTGTGGCTTATGAACAAATAAATAAAAACTTCCAGTATATGTGCGAAACAATTTTGAATGGAGCAAAAGGAATAATTAAAATGACGGATCCTGAAAACCTGCTTACGACAGGCCTGGAACTGAGTGTAAAATATAAAAATAAGCCAGAACAGACGCTGCTTCTTCTTTCAGGCGGAGAAAAGTCAATGCTTGCAGTATCGTTTATAATGGCAATCTTTATGTTCAAGCCAAGTCCGTTTACATTCTTTGATGAAATTGAGGCGGCGCTGGATGAAAAAAATACAAAAAAAATTGTAGAGCTGCTTCACCAGTTTATTGATAAGTCGCAGTTTATCCTGATAACTCATAACAAGGAAACCATGAAAGGTTCTCACAGGCTTTACGGGGTTACAATGAATAAGGAAATTGGGGAAACAAAAATTGTTTCGGTGGATGTTTAG
- a CDS encoding exopolysaccharide biosynthesis polyprenyl glycosylphosphotransferase codes for MAVSGMKKNYSYLFGILTIVMYLVGLLLINRGLGFTNVIVIICSMVIYYVANVYNMAGRYRLRDIVIIVGINFILVMITTFLRIFILNEAIILFGLITMFQIIYRYIIIIGLAEKQRIVFVGENGYTEDLLESIKKDRQYKLSDFLKEEKNMVILTEKLLNLCENKKVDIIVDFTSNLLYDTKLVDKLLQYKLGGMQYYNYLEFYEMYENKLPVSNLSPKWFLENTGFEIYYNSFNLKAKRILDIIFALLIGVCVIPIMIIAAIIIKLESKGPVFFIQERIGEGNKPFKIVKFRSMTTDAEKDGPKWATKNDNRVTKFGKFMRLTRIDELPQLWNVLRGEMSFVGPRPEREFFIKQLEKEIMYYNLRHTVKPGLTGWAQVMYPYGASIEDAYRKLQYDLYYIKNHDILFDVKILLKTVTIVIFGKGR; via the coding sequence ATGGCAGTAAGTGGAATGAAAAAAAATTATTCCTATTTATTCGGAATATTGACAATTGTGATGTATTTGGTAGGCTTGCTACTTATAAATCGTGGACTTGGATTTACAAATGTTATTGTGATTATTTGTTCTATGGTAATTTATTATGTGGCGAATGTTTATAATATGGCAGGAAGATATAGATTACGGGATATTGTAATTATTGTTGGAATTAACTTTATTCTTGTTATGATTACGACATTTTTGCGTATATTCATTCTGAATGAGGCGATAATTCTGTTTGGGCTAATTACAATGTTTCAGATTATTTATCGTTATATTATAATAATCGGGTTAGCAGAAAAGCAAAGAATTGTTTTTGTTGGTGAAAATGGGTATACAGAAGATTTGCTGGAAAGCATAAAGAAAGATCGTCAGTACAAATTATCAGACTTTTTAAAAGAAGAAAAAAATATGGTTATTTTAACAGAAAAATTATTGAATCTATGTGAAAATAAAAAAGTTGATATAATTGTGGATTTTACAAGTAATCTTTTGTATGATACAAAACTTGTCGACAAACTTTTGCAGTACAAACTTGGCGGAATGCAGTATTACAACTATCTGGAATTTTACGAAATGTATGAAAATAAATTGCCGGTTTCAAACTTAAGTCCAAAATGGTTTTTGGAAAATACAGGATTTGAAATTTACTACAACAGCTTTAACTTGAAGGCAAAACGTATTCTTGACATAATTTTTGCACTTTTAATTGGAGTCTGTGTAATTCCGATTATGATTATTGCTGCAATAATAATAAAACTGGAGTCAAAAGGGCCGGTATTCTTTATTCAGGAAAGAATCGGGGAAGGAAACAAGCCGTTTAAAATAGTAAAATTTCGTTCAATGACAACTGATGCCGAAAAAGACGGGCCAAAATGGGCTACAAAAAACGACAACCGTGTCACAAAATTTGGTAAATTTATGCGTCTTACAAGAATTGACGAATTGCCACAACTATGGAATGTGCTGCGTGGAGAAATGAGTTTTGTTGGACCACGTCCAGAAAGAGAATTTTTTATAAAGCAACTGGAAAAGGAAATTATGTACTACAATTTAAGACATACTGTAAAACCAGGGCTTACTGGCTGGGCACAAGTTATGTATCCGTATGGAGCGAGCATTGAAGACGCTTACAGAAAATTGCAGTATGATTTGTATTATATAAAAAATCACGATATTTTGTTTGATGTGAAGATATTACTGAAGACGGTTACAATTGTAATTTTTGGAAAAGGGAGATAA
- a CDS encoding PD-(D/E)XK nuclease domain-containing protein → MEDVREWYDGYQFGETEIYNPWSIINFLDEKKLRPYWIGVSGNKTIYDLLGKADKKVIEDLEKLFVGKTVYKAINEYMEYVFNASDIWELFLYSGYLTTDGEKKGELYPLRLPNKEIQTFFRKIFIDRFVGNYTQFSNIVENLKNGKIEEFAKGLQEEILSLLSYFDTEKDEKYYKIFLIGIFIILANDYIRLSERESGYGRADLVLEPKNKINPAYIFEFKVVNNEDELENYAKAGFEQIKEKEYDVELRNRGVGRIVFVGLAFYRKKIKMKYEIMEE, encoded by the coding sequence ATGGAAGATGTCAGGGAGTGGTATGATGGTTATCAGTTTGGAGAAACTGAAATTTATAATCCTTGGTCGATTATTAACTTTTTGGATGAAAAAAAATTACGTCCGTACTGGATAGGAGTTTCAGGCAATAAGACAATATATGATTTGTTAGGGAAAGCAGATAAAAAGGTAATAGAAGACTTGGAAAAACTTTTTGTGGGGAAAACAGTTTATAAGGCAATAAATGAGTATATGGAATATGTATTTAATGCAAGTGATATATGGGAATTATTTTTGTACAGCGGATATTTGACAACTGACGGGGAGAAAAAGGGGGAACTCTATCCATTAAGGCTTCCAAATAAAGAAATACAGACTTTTTTCAGAAAAATTTTTATAGATAGATTTGTTGGAAATTATACACAGTTTTCAAATATTGTGGAAAATTTAAAAAATGGGAAAATAGAAGAATTTGCAAAAGGGCTTCAAGAGGAGATACTTTCTTTACTTAGTTATTTTGACACGGAAAAAGATGAAAAGTATTACAAAATATTTTTAATTGGAATATTTATAATACTTGCAAATGACTACATTAGACTATCAGAAAGAGAAAGTGGTTATGGAAGGGCAGATTTAGTTTTAGAACCTAAAAATAAAATAAATCCAGCGTATATATTTGAATTTAAAGTTGTAAATAATGAAGATGAGCTGGAAAATTATGCAAAAGCTGGATTTGAACAGATAAAAGAGAAAGAGTACGATGTGGAATTAAGAAATAGAGGAGTAGGCAGAATTGTCTTTGTTGGACTTGCATTTTATAGAAAAAAAATTAAGATGAAATATGAAATAATGGAAGAATAA
- a CDS encoding acyltransferase has product MIKNKDRFFNFDILKCIAIVMVLFIHIVASELYNYGKISGNRWMMANIVDSFSRMCVPIFVMISGFFLLRKDEDVKIFFKKRFAKILPKFFIYSVIFFIFTIIFKDVKDNELFSVFFRKSTYKTIISIFFQKESYHNFFSSFFQGKIYYHLWYIYMILSLYLITPFLRKVVAKIERKSINYLVFIWIIFMVLIPFLNVIFKKNIKIYSPAGQYVGYFLIGYLLAEKPLNMKKWQKYTIFLITVVLTVFLTYIFTKSSGKFFDYFYDYHSISVFISAVLLYDFFVNIFDVEKVLRKVKNVIKSVSAKTYDIYLIHPIFLFFCERMLKSRMNYFLYIIITFLIVFLLSLFTSEILNRLYNFLAGMNKRREKYGRKKDSK; this is encoded by the coding sequence AATATCTGGAAATAGATGGATGATGGCAAATATTGTAGATTCATTTAGCAGAATGTGCGTGCCGATATTTGTTATGATTAGCGGATTTTTTTTATTGAGAAAAGATGAGGATGTGAAGATATTTTTTAAAAAAAGATTTGCAAAGATACTTCCTAAGTTTTTCATATATTCTGTTATTTTTTTTATATTTACAATAATTTTTAAAGATGTGAAAGATAATGAATTATTTTCAGTTTTTTTTAGAAAATCAACTTATAAGACTATAATTTCAATTTTTTTCCAGAAAGAAAGTTACCATAATTTCTTTTCAAGTTTTTTTCAAGGTAAAATTTACTATCATTTGTGGTACATTTATATGATATTGTCACTTTATCTGATAACGCCATTTTTACGAAAAGTTGTGGCAAAAATTGAGAGAAAAAGCATTAATTATCTAGTTTTTATATGGATAATATTTATGGTTTTGATACCATTTTTGAATGTAATTTTTAAGAAAAATATAAAAATATATTCTCCAGCTGGGCAATATGTCGGTTACTTCTTAATTGGCTATTTACTTGCAGAAAAACCTTTGAATATGAAAAAATGGCAAAAATATACGATTTTTTTAATAACAGTGGTATTAACTGTCTTTTTAACGTATATATTTACAAAATCAAGCGGAAAGTTTTTTGACTATTTTTATGATTATCATTCAATTAGTGTATTTATATCCGCAGTTTTGCTTTATGATTTTTTTGTAAATATTTTTGATGTAGAAAAAGTTTTAAGAAAAGTAAAAAATGTTATAAAATCTGTATCAGCGAAAACTTATGATATTTATTTAATTCATCCGATTTTTTTATTTTTTTGCGAAAGAATGTTAAAGTCTAGAATGAATTATTTTTTATATATAATTATTACGTTTTTGATAGTATTTTTGCTATCGCTTTTTACAAGTGAAATATTAAATAGATTATATAATTTCTTAGCGGGAATGAATAAAAGGAGGGAGAAATATGGCAGAAAAAAAGACTCGAAATAG